The following coding sequences lie in one Halorarum halophilum genomic window:
- a CDS encoding HD domain-containing protein translates to MGVEIKGSSVADEEFADMKQFVREYLTASVESEDDGGRMRWYPWHSAEYRFNHILNVVSLAERIAEREGADTDVVRVAALFHDVSKLEADQDVHAEEGARVAREYLLSRGEYPESFVDEVCASITEHSYQGPLTDLSLETQCLIEADLLDKVGANGTALMLLRMGYEARTHMDAAQMVQRVLERGEDHIARIESDTAESIAHERLKRVRWFREWLEDEVTEMEWDREDPTGV, encoded by the coding sequence GTGGGAGTCGAGATAAAGGGCTCGAGCGTCGCCGACGAGGAGTTCGCGGACATGAAGCAGTTCGTCCGCGAGTACCTCACGGCGTCCGTCGAGTCGGAGGACGACGGGGGCCGGATGCGCTGGTACCCCTGGCACTCCGCGGAGTACCGCTTCAACCACATCCTGAACGTCGTGTCCCTCGCGGAGCGCATCGCCGAGCGGGAGGGCGCCGACACGGACGTGGTCCGCGTCGCCGCGCTGTTCCACGACGTCTCGAAGCTCGAGGCCGACCAGGACGTCCACGCCGAGGAGGGGGCGCGCGTCGCCCGCGAGTACCTGCTCAGCCGCGGCGAGTACCCCGAGTCGTTCGTCGACGAGGTGTGCGCGTCGATCACCGAGCATTCGTACCAGGGGCCGCTCACCGACCTCTCGCTGGAGACGCAGTGTCTCATCGAGGCCGACCTGCTCGACAAGGTCGGCGCGAACGGGACGGCGCTGATGCTCCTGCGGATGGGGTACGAGGCCCGGACGCACATGGACGCCGCCCAGATGGTCCAGCGCGTGCTGGAGCGCGGCGAGGACCACATCGCCCGCATCGAGTCCGACACGGCCGAGTCCATCGCCCACGAGCGGCTCAAGCGCGTGCGCTGGTTCCGCGAGTGGCTGGAGGACGAGGTGACGGAGATGGAGTGGGACCGCGAGGACCCGACCGGGGTCTGA
- a CDS encoding TrkA C-terminal domain-containing protein, whose amino-acid sequence MSCRPCDIVPCGASTADDVPWPRTVDGTNALPDEPSRAMVATYPVLSLLVIFALSMLVVRIGSVALQLTGLSPDVASFQSASAFSGAGYTTEEAEHVVSTPERRAVVKTLIRLGSVGLVSVIPSIVLSFNDGGEANLLNLIYIVSGVVLLVLLARSRWFNRLVTPAITWSLRRTTDLGIRDYTKIIGLQREYRIAEIDVRSGDWLANATPSGLGLGDEGVLILGIVRRDIYVGAPDSDTRIEPGDTVVLYGKEDRLQELAGREAGDDRAHADAVEEHERVLAEQERLVEQ is encoded by the coding sequence GTGTCGTGTCGCCCCTGCGACATCGTCCCCTGCGGCGCGTCGACGGCCGACGACGTCCCGTGGCCACGAACTGTCGATGGAACTAACGCGCTGCCGGACGAACCCTCCCGGGCCATGGTCGCGACTTATCCCGTCCTCTCGTTGCTAGTGATCTTCGCGCTGTCGATGCTCGTCGTCCGGATCGGATCGGTGGCGCTGCAGTTGACCGGACTCTCGCCCGACGTAGCCTCGTTCCAGTCGGCGTCCGCGTTTTCCGGGGCCGGCTACACCACGGAGGAGGCCGAACACGTCGTATCGACGCCCGAACGACGGGCGGTGGTCAAGACCCTCATCCGCCTCGGCAGCGTGGGACTCGTGAGCGTCATCCCGTCGATCGTCCTGTCGTTCAACGATGGCGGGGAAGCGAACCTACTGAACCTGATATACATCGTCAGCGGGGTAGTCCTGCTCGTCCTCCTCGCACGCAGCCGGTGGTTCAACCGACTGGTCACGCCCGCGATCACGTGGTCGCTCAGACGAACGACCGACCTCGGCATCAGGGATTACACGAAGATCATCGGGCTCCAGCGGGAGTATCGGATCGCGGAGATCGACGTCCGTTCGGGTGACTGGCTCGCGAACGCGACCCCGAGTGGACTGGGTCTCGGCGACGAGGGCGTGTTGATCCTCGGGATCGTACGCAGGGACATATACGTCGGCGCGCCCGACTCCGACACCCGGATCGAACCCGGGGATACCGTCGTCCTCTACGGGAAAGAGGACCGGTTGCAGGAACTGGCAGGTCGCGAGGCGGGGGACGATCGGGCGCACGCGGACGCCGTCGAGGAACACGAACGCGTCCTCGCGGAGCAGGAGCGGCTCGTCGAGCAGTGA
- a CDS encoding NAD(P)-dependent glycerol-1-phosphate dehydrogenase, whose amino-acid sequence MFGKSTWIKLPRNVLVGHGVVDQVGAAVEELSLAGRPLLVTSPSPDDIAGDRVRDQFDDVATTTVSDASFSAVGEVIEAAEAAEATFLVALGGGKPIDISKMAADELGLGFVSVPTAASHDGIVSGRSSIPEGDTRHSVAADPPLAVIADTELMANAPWELTTAGCADIISNYTAVKDWRLARRLKNVEYSEYAGALSEMTAEMLVDNAGSIKQGLEESAWIVSKALVSSGVAMSIADSSRPASGAEHLFSHQLDRIAPGEALHGHQVGVGSIMTEYLHTGEKGAWRDIRDALRAIGAPTTAAGLGIDDETVVQALTTAHEIRDRYTILAGGVSEEAAREVASFTGVV is encoded by the coding sequence ATGTTCGGGAAATCGACGTGGATCAAGCTCCCGCGGAACGTGCTCGTCGGCCACGGCGTCGTGGACCAGGTGGGCGCGGCCGTCGAGGAGCTCTCGCTCGCCGGGCGCCCCCTGCTGGTGACGAGCCCCTCGCCGGATGACATCGCCGGCGACCGCGTCCGCGACCAGTTCGACGACGTCGCGACGACGACGGTGAGCGACGCGAGCTTCTCGGCGGTCGGCGAGGTGATCGAGGCGGCCGAGGCGGCCGAGGCGACGTTCCTCGTCGCGCTCGGCGGGGGCAAGCCCATCGACATCTCGAAGATGGCCGCCGACGAACTGGGGCTCGGCTTCGTCTCGGTTCCCACGGCGGCGAGCCACGACGGCATCGTCTCCGGGCGGTCCTCGATCCCCGAGGGCGACACCCGTCACTCGGTCGCCGCCGATCCGCCGCTCGCTGTCATCGCCGACACGGAGCTGATGGCGAACGCGCCGTGGGAGCTGACGACCGCGGGCTGTGCGGACATCATCTCGAACTACACCGCCGTGAAGGACTGGCGGCTCGCCCGTCGGCTGAAGAACGTCGAGTACTCCGAGTACGCCGGCGCGCTCTCGGAGATGACCGCGGAGATGCTCGTGGACAACGCGGGCTCCATCAAGCAGGGGCTCGAGGAGTCCGCCTGGATCGTCTCGAAGGCGCTCGTCTCCTCCGGCGTGGCGATGTCCATCGCCGACTCCTCCCGGCCCGCCTCGGGCGCGGAGCACCTCTTCTCGCACCAGCTGGACCGAATCGCCCCGGGCGAAGCACTCCACGGCCACCAGGTCGGCGTCGGCTCCATCATGACCGAGTACCTCCACACCGGCGAGAAGGGCGCCTGGCGCGACATCCGCGACGCGCTCCGGGCAATCGGCGCGCCGACGACGGCCGCCGGGCTCGGCATCGACGACGAGACCGTCGTCCAAGCGCTCACCACCGCTCACGAGATCCGCGACCGGTACACCATCCTCGCCGGGGGCGTCAGCGAGGAGGCCGCCCGTGAGGTCGCGTCCTTCACCGGCGTCGTCTGA
- a CDS encoding NAD-dependent epimerase/dehydratase family protein, which produces MSSSSPGGNALFVGGTRFIGRHAVDLFRETGYDVTTMSRGTHGFPFDGAVSHVEGDRTNREDLIRARDAADPDVVVDMVAMHPGEVRTATEVFSDARYVYVSSGSAYDAVDVPMREDATQLHPCGPDQEDDDSVETYGPRKAEGDRVVARAAEDGVEAMAVRPMLVYGPHDYTERFGYWVNRVATYDRVLVPGDGGSLLHRAYVEDVAAALLRVAENGAPGEAYNAADRNTFSLGRSLELIADALDTNVEPVHASERELAEFGVEPTDFPLYTPRPAVVSTGKLAALGWESTPPAEAVARTAEAHVDAGVTGPEDALDRETEEQVLDALGERTR; this is translated from the coding sequence ATGTCCAGTTCGTCTCCCGGTGGAAACGCCCTGTTCGTCGGCGGCACGCGCTTCATCGGCCGGCACGCCGTCGACCTGTTCCGGGAAACCGGCTACGACGTGACGACGATGAGCCGCGGAACGCACGGGTTCCCCTTCGACGGGGCCGTCTCGCACGTCGAGGGCGACCGCACGAACCGCGAGGACCTGATCCGCGCCCGCGACGCGGCCGACCCGGACGTCGTCGTCGACATGGTCGCGATGCACCCCGGCGAGGTCCGCACTGCGACCGAGGTGTTTTCCGACGCCCGCTACGTGTACGTCTCCTCGGGGAGCGCGTACGACGCGGTGGACGTGCCGATGCGCGAGGACGCGACGCAGCTGCACCCGTGCGGGCCCGATCAGGAGGACGACGACTCCGTGGAAACGTACGGCCCGCGGAAGGCCGAGGGCGACCGCGTCGTGGCGCGGGCCGCCGAGGACGGCGTCGAGGCGATGGCCGTCCGCCCGATGCTGGTGTACGGCCCGCATGACTACACCGAACGGTTCGGCTACTGGGTGAACCGCGTGGCGACGTACGACCGCGTCCTGGTCCCGGGCGACGGCGGGTCGCTGCTCCACCGGGCGTACGTCGAGGACGTCGCCGCGGCGCTCCTCCGGGTCGCCGAGAACGGCGCACCGGGCGAGGCGTACAACGCCGCGGACCGGAACACGTTCTCGCTGGGGCGCTCGCTCGAACTGATCGCGGACGCGCTGGACACCAATGTGGAGCCGGTCCACGCGAGCGAGCGCGAACTGGCGGAGTTCGGCGTCGAGCCGACGGACTTCCCGCTGTACACGCCGCGGCCGGCGGTGGTGTCGACGGGGAAACTCGCGGCGCTCGGCTGGGAGTCGACCCCACCAGCGGAGGCGGTCGCGCGCACCGCCGAGGCCCACGTCGACGCCGGCGTGACCGGGCCGGAGGACGCGCTGGACCGCGAGACGGAGGAGCAGGTGCTCGATGCGCTGGGCGAGCGCACCCGGTAA
- a CDS encoding S26 family signal peptidase, with translation MVAVESGSMQPHMTRGDLVVISEPGRFASDAEYGSTGISTYRTAKGMGVRNFGSYGSVIVYQPPGRSGSPIIHRSRFWVEAGENWYGKTDPGYVDAENCSELRNCAAPNSGFVTKGDDNRAYDQATGLAPPVKPE, from the coding sequence ATGGTCGCCGTCGAAAGTGGGAGTATGCAGCCGCACATGACGCGAGGTGACCTGGTCGTCATAAGCGAGCCCGGAAGATTCGCCTCGGATGCCGAGTACGGCTCGACTGGAATCAGCACCTATCGAACGGCAAAGGGGATGGGGGTTCGAAACTTCGGTTCCTATGGGTCCGTGATCGTCTACCAGCCACCCGGTCGCAGCGGGTCCCCGATCATCCATCGGTCGCGTTTCTGGGTCGAAGCGGGTGAGAATTGGTACGGGAAGACGGACCCCGGGTACGTGGACGCCGAGAACTGTTCCGAACTCCGGAACTGTGCGGCCCCGAACTCGGGGTTCGTAACGAAAGGGGACGACAATCGAGCCTACGACCAGGCGACGGGACTCGCCCCTCCAGTCAAACCGGAGTGA
- a CDS encoding TMEM165/GDT1 family protein: MTGYLELVVVAAVAQLAVLPGEKVQFIIAGLSTRYRPAIVVAAAGTAFAGWTAVEITFGAAIQGVLSQFLLDAFTAGMFLLFAVLLLHSTPSPGTDGRPAETDGGTSLLGAIDGEVTLLGKEFSGRFGSFLSIFAMMAAGEFGDKTQLVTIGLAAQYGATSAIWVGEMLVIIPVSLANAYLFHRSSRRFDVRKAHLAGAALFAFFGLDTVLSMVVGFSVWESLVGAASQVVLGLF, encoded by the coding sequence GTGACCGGCTACCTCGAACTCGTGGTCGTCGCGGCGGTCGCCCAGTTGGCCGTCCTCCCCGGTGAGAAGGTGCAGTTCATTATCGCCGGACTGTCCACCAGATACCGGCCGGCCATCGTCGTCGCCGCCGCCGGAACCGCGTTCGCGGGCTGGACGGCCGTCGAGATCACCTTCGGCGCGGCGATCCAGGGAGTCCTCTCGCAGTTCCTCCTCGACGCGTTCACCGCCGGGATGTTCCTCCTGTTCGCGGTCCTGCTACTCCACTCGACCCCGTCACCGGGTACGGACGGGCGCCCCGCCGAGACGGACGGCGGGACCTCGCTGCTCGGCGCCATCGACGGCGAGGTGACGCTGCTCGGAAAGGAGTTCTCCGGGCGGTTCGGGAGCTTCCTCTCGATCTTCGCGATGATGGCCGCGGGCGAGTTCGGCGACAAGACGCAGCTCGTCACCATCGGACTCGCCGCGCAGTACGGCGCCACGTCGGCCATCTGGGTCGGCGAGATGCTCGTCATCATCCCGGTGAGCCTCGCGAACGCCTACCTGTTCCACCGCTCGTCGCGGCGGTTCGACGTTCGCAAAGCCCACCTCGCTGGGGCCGCGCTGTTCGCGTTCTTCGGGCTCGACACGGTTCTGTCGATGGTCGTCGGCTTCTCCGTCTGGGAGAGTCTGGTCGGCGCCGCATCGCAGGTCGTCCTCGGCCTGTTCTGA
- a CDS encoding M28 family peptidase produces MTDLTERTDWIGETFTSTAGWDLLEDLVDIGNRMAGQPGEREALERVRDALAEAGCRNARIEEFDLQGWVRGSSRIDAPGGEQDCIALPRSPSGTATGDLLDLGYGLPEDFENADVEGAVVMVSSTVPDHYERFIHRREKYYYAVQEGAAGFVFRNHVEGCLPPTGSVGTPGAPIGDIPAVGVSAEVGARLARRAEGDEITVEVECETPDATSGNTMAELGPDTDEELLVTSHADAHDIAEGAMDNGAGTATIVEVANALAANEDALDTRVRFVAFGAEEVGLVGSSVEADRTDRDAVKAIVNVDSNVFGRTLKLHTHGFEDLTAAADRVGERFDHPVATIPEQNPHSDHWPFVQTGVPGYMVSGKTEGRGRGWGHTFADTFEKLEVRNLREQAVLLAALVADLADDDTDVARRDPADIAAAVEAQDLAEGMKVTGDWPYDDDGNLAE; encoded by the coding sequence ATGACCGACCTCACGGAGCGGACCGACTGGATCGGCGAGACGTTCACCAGCACCGCGGGCTGGGACCTGCTGGAGGACCTCGTCGACATCGGGAACAGGATGGCCGGCCAACCCGGCGAGCGCGAGGCGCTCGAACGCGTCCGGGACGCGCTCGCGGAGGCCGGCTGCCGGAACGCCCGGATCGAGGAGTTCGACCTCCAGGGCTGGGTCCGGGGCTCCTCCCGGATCGACGCGCCGGGCGGCGAGCAGGACTGTATCGCGCTCCCGCGCTCGCCGTCGGGGACGGCGACGGGCGACCTGCTCGACCTCGGCTACGGGCTCCCGGAGGACTTCGAGAACGCGGACGTGGAGGGGGCCGTCGTAATGGTCTCCTCGACCGTGCCGGACCACTACGAGCGCTTCATCCACCGACGCGAGAAGTACTACTACGCGGTCCAGGAGGGGGCGGCTGGGTTCGTGTTCCGGAACCACGTCGAGGGGTGTCTCCCCCCGACGGGGTCGGTCGGGACCCCCGGGGCGCCGATCGGGGACATCCCGGCGGTCGGCGTCTCCGCGGAGGTCGGCGCACGACTCGCGCGGCGGGCCGAGGGCGACGAGATCACCGTCGAGGTCGAGTGCGAGACGCCCGACGCGACGAGCGGGAACACGATGGCCGAACTGGGTCCCGACACCGACGAGGAACTGCTCGTCACCTCCCACGCCGACGCCCACGACATCGCCGAGGGCGCGATGGACAACGGCGCCGGGACGGCCACGATCGTCGAGGTCGCCAACGCGCTCGCGGCGAACGAGGACGCGCTCGACACGCGGGTCAGGTTCGTCGCCTTCGGCGCCGAGGAGGTCGGCCTCGTCGGCTCCTCCGTCGAAGCTGACCGCACCGACCGCGACGCCGTGAAGGCGATCGTCAACGTCGACTCGAACGTCTTCGGTCGCACCCTCAAGCTCCACACCCACGGGTTCGAGGACCTCACAGCGGCGGCCGACCGGGTCGGCGAGCGGTTCGACCACCCCGTCGCGACCATCCCCGAGCAGAACCCCCACAGCGACCACTGGCCGTTCGTGCAGACCGGCGTGCCGGGGTACATGGTCTCGGGGAAGACCGAGGGCCGCGGGCGCGGCTGGGGCCACACCTTCGCCGACACGTTCGAGAAGCTCGAGGTCCGGAACCTCCGCGAGCAGGCCGTCCTCCTCGCGGCGCTCGTGGCGGACCTCGCGGACGACGACACCGACGTCGCCCGCCGGGACCCGGCCGACATCGCCGCCGCCGTCGAGGCACAGGACCTCGCCGAGGGGATGAAGGTGACCGGCGACTGGCCCTACGACGACGACGGAAACCTGGCGGAGTAG
- a CDS encoding M48 family metallopeptidase — translation MSEVHATLAAWVLDWWELWAVVLAGVVGTGLAPAVVGRTESTRPLDPALAEAVARAGVPAERVRVLAGGRGPVAFAAGLSPTRGRVFVSERLVADLAPEEVAAVVCHEYGHLARRHVPVRVVVPVAFALAWAVGATLSPDPGFLVGAALVLPAAFLTVRVSRWTEHDADQFARASGSGPSLAAALVALADAGHVTEGGWFSRHPSLVSRIERLDEHDVAGTGSEPIENSTAAEPLRRRR, via the coding sequence ATGAGCGAGGTCCACGCCACGCTCGCCGCATGGGTGCTCGACTGGTGGGAGCTCTGGGCGGTCGTACTCGCCGGCGTCGTCGGGACCGGACTTGCGCCCGCCGTCGTCGGTCGAACCGAATCGACCCGGCCGCTCGACCCCGCCCTCGCCGAGGCGGTCGCGCGCGCCGGCGTGCCGGCCGAGCGCGTTCGAGTGTTAGCGGGCGGTCGCGGCCCCGTCGCCTTCGCGGCCGGGCTCTCGCCGACCCGCGGCCGGGTGTTCGTCTCCGAGCGACTCGTCGCGGACCTCGCGCCGGAGGAGGTCGCGGCCGTGGTCTGTCACGAGTACGGTCACCTCGCGCGCCGACACGTCCCGGTGCGCGTCGTCGTCCCCGTCGCGTTCGCGCTCGCCTGGGCGGTCGGCGCGACGCTCTCGCCCGACCCGGGGTTCCTCGTCGGCGCCGCGCTCGTCCTCCCGGCCGCGTTCCTCACGGTTCGCGTCTCGCGCTGGACCGAGCACGACGCGGACCAATTCGCACGCGCGTCCGGGTCGGGGCCCTCGCTCGCCGCCGCGCTCGTCGCCCTGGCGGACGCCGGGCACGTGACCGAAGGCGGGTGGTTCTCCAGACACCCGTCGCTCGTCTCGCGGATCGAACGCCTCGACGAACACGACGTTGCGGGAACGGGATCCGAACCGATCGAGAACTCGACCGCGGCAGAGCCCCTCAGACGACGCCGGTGA
- a CDS encoding NAD(+)/NADH kinase, which translates to MSELRVATAGDDGTVGAAVEAVGGAVVPASEADALVTFGEDALVDTALADPEVPLLPVDAGPGNHSVPKQRVDEALDALASGEGWLEPHAIFSVAVGDERAARALLDVSLMTREPARISEYSVRAGAEEVDRFRADGVVVATPAGSAGYARAAGGSVVVPGGGLSVVPVAPFETMPDTWVLDADLTLVVKRDDSDVDLVADGRVVGSAPAGTPIEVARDGRVEFLRVPGVAATR; encoded by the coding sequence ATGAGCGAACTCCGGGTCGCCACGGCGGGCGACGACGGGACGGTCGGCGCCGCCGTCGAGGCGGTCGGGGGGGCGGTCGTCCCCGCGAGCGAGGCGGACGCCCTGGTCACGTTCGGCGAGGACGCGCTCGTGGATACTGCGCTCGCGGACCCGGAAGTCCCGTTGCTCCCCGTCGACGCCGGGCCGGGGAACCACTCCGTCCCGAAGCAGCGGGTGGACGAGGCGCTCGACGCGCTGGCGTCCGGCGAGGGCTGGTTGGAGCCCCACGCGATCTTCTCGGTGGCGGTCGGCGACGAGCGGGCCGCCCGCGCGCTGCTGGACGTGAGCCTGATGACGAGGGAGCCGGCACGCATCTCCGAGTACTCCGTCCGCGCCGGCGCCGAGGAGGTCGACCGCTTCCGCGCGGACGGCGTCGTCGTCGCCACGCCCGCCGGGTCGGCGGGCTACGCGCGCGCTGCCGGCGGGTCCGTGGTCGTCCCCGGAGGGGGGCTCAGCGTCGTGCCGGTGGCGCCGTTCGAGACGATGCCGGACACGTGGGTCCTCGACGCCGACCTGACGCTGGTGGTCAAGCGCGACGACAGCGACGTCGACCTCGTCGCCGACGGCCGGGTCGTCGGGTCCGCGCCGGCCGGGACGCCCATCGAGGTTGCTCGCGACGGACGCGTCGAGTTCCTGCGGGTGCCCGGCGTCGCGGCGACGCGGTAG
- a CDS encoding DUF7313 family protein, translated as MQPLPLQFALPVGALEAVAGVLPYVILVVVLANLVTRILAQRNYARQAEEEDVDDDAPLSRYLPHEIMNVVLVLLTFAMTIVQPHGGLVLATLVVGLFISDFFEFEARCVEVRNGMEIERPNSAIFASGLVVLYAGFQALFFLIEPYWGQVI; from the coding sequence ATGCAACCGCTACCGCTGCAGTTCGCCCTTCCGGTCGGGGCGCTCGAGGCCGTCGCGGGCGTGCTTCCGTACGTCATCCTCGTGGTGGTGCTGGCGAACCTCGTGACCCGGATCCTCGCCCAGCGCAACTACGCCCGGCAGGCCGAGGAGGAGGACGTCGACGACGATGCCCCCCTCTCGCGGTACCTTCCCCACGAGATCATGAACGTCGTGCTCGTCCTGCTGACGTTCGCGATGACGATCGTCCAGCCCCACGGCGGACTCGTGCTGGCGACGCTGGTCGTCGGCCTGTTCATCTCGGACTTCTTCGAGTTCGAGGCGCGCTGCGTCGAGGTCCGCAACGGGATGGAGATCGAACGGCCGAACAGCGCCATCTTCGCCTCGGGCCTGGTGGTGCTGTACGCCGGCTTCCAGGCGCTGTTCTTCCTCATCGAGCCCTACTGGGGCCAGGTCATCTGA
- a CDS encoding DUF420 domain-containing protein, with protein MATSDVGGLRGAVKSHPRAFVAAVSVVGYGLVIGTFAGVVPQSVFPSLTEAEVNVLSHAIAAVNTVTTALLLLGWRWIRADEVRKHAAAMSAAFGLIMVFLVMYLSKVGGGPGEKRIVVESGMFLGQYAGAVELGYLLMLVVHIFLSVVSVPVVLYAITLGVTHTPAELRRTPHARVGRVAATAWILSLVLGVVTYFLLNWVYGYEFVRVSY; from the coding sequence ATGGCAACTTCCGACGTGGGTGGGCTCCGCGGGGCGGTCAAGTCCCACCCGCGCGCCTTCGTCGCCGCGGTGTCGGTCGTCGGGTACGGGCTGGTCATCGGGACGTTCGCCGGGGTCGTACCCCAGTCCGTGTTCCCGTCGCTCACCGAGGCGGAGGTGAACGTCCTCAGCCACGCCATCGCCGCCGTCAACACGGTGACGACAGCCCTCCTGCTCCTCGGCTGGAGGTGGATCCGGGCGGACGAAGTCCGCAAGCACGCCGCCGCGATGAGCGCCGCGTTCGGGCTCATCATGGTGTTCCTCGTCATGTACCTCTCGAAGGTGGGCGGCGGGCCGGGCGAGAAGCGCATCGTCGTCGAGTCGGGGATGTTCCTCGGCCAGTACGCGGGCGCCGTCGAACTGGGCTACCTCCTCATGCTCGTGGTCCACATCTTCCTCTCGGTCGTCTCCGTGCCGGTGGTGCTGTACGCCATCACGCTCGGGGTGACCCACACGCCGGCGGAACTCCGTCGGACGCCCCACGCCCGCGTCGGGCGGGTCGCCGCGACGGCGTGGATCCTCTCGCTCGTGCTCGGCGTCGTGACGTACTTCCTGCTCAACTGGGTGTACGGATACGAGTTCGTGCGCGTCTCCTATTAG
- a CDS encoding NAD-dependent epimerase/dehydratase family protein, with protein MTDSALVVGGTRFIGRHVVEDLLDNGYEVTIFNRGNHDNPFSGNDDVARVEGDRTNDTDLRAAALSVKPDIVVDCVAYRPADVEAAVEIFSDVDGYVYVSSGSAYAAEEIPKREGETELCGCTPEQAEDDSMDSYGARKAEGDRIVDRAAKDGVNVMSVRPCIVYGPHDYTERMDYWLDRVLNYDRVVVPGDGQHVWHRAYVEDVASALRIVAEEGDPGEAYNVGDRRLVTIEEMVDLVADAADTECDVVRASERELSTGGLSTSDFVLYREYPHVLGTAKLAALGWDSTPLSEAMARTLAEHRESDRDGSEHDPGREAEERVIGVLDTV; from the coding sequence ATGACCGACTCCGCGCTCGTCGTCGGCGGCACGCGCTTCATCGGCCGGCACGTCGTCGAGGACCTGCTCGACAACGGTTACGAGGTGACCATCTTCAACCGCGGGAACCACGACAACCCGTTCTCCGGGAACGACGACGTCGCACGCGTCGAGGGCGACCGCACGAACGACACCGACCTGCGGGCGGCCGCGCTCTCTGTGAAACCGGACATCGTCGTCGACTGCGTGGCGTACAGGCCGGCCGACGTCGAGGCGGCCGTGGAGATATTCTCGGACGTTGATGGCTACGTGTACGTCTCCTCGGGGTCTGCGTACGCCGCCGAGGAGATCCCCAAGCGCGAGGGCGAGACGGAGCTGTGCGGCTGCACGCCCGAGCAGGCCGAGGACGACTCGATGGACAGCTACGGCGCGCGGAAGGCCGAGGGCGACCGCATCGTGGACCGGGCCGCCAAGGACGGCGTCAACGTGATGTCCGTCAGGCCGTGCATCGTCTACGGTCCCCACGACTACACCGAGCGTATGGACTACTGGCTCGACCGCGTGCTGAACTACGACCGCGTGGTCGTCCCCGGCGACGGTCAGCACGTCTGGCACCGCGCGTACGTCGAGGACGTGGCGTCGGCGCTGCGGATCGTGGCCGAGGAGGGCGATCCCGGTGAGGCGTACAACGTCGGCGACCGGCGGCTCGTCACGATCGAGGAGATGGTGGACCTCGTCGCCGACGCGGCCGACACCGAGTGCGATGTCGTCCGGGCGAGCGAACGAGAACTCTCGACCGGGGGGCTCTCGACCTCGGACTTCGTCCTCTACCGCGAGTACCCCCACGTGCTCGGCACGGCCAAGCTCGCGGCGCTCGGCTGGGATTCCACCCCGCTGTCGGAGGCGATGGCCCGGACGCTGGCGGAGCACCGGGAGTCGGACCGCGACGGGAGCGAGCACGACCCCGGCCGCGAGGCCGAGGAGCGCGTCATCGGCGTGCTCGATACGGTGTAG
- a CDS encoding LysE family translocator — protein sequence MSATLLSLLAGILFGLALAAPPGPMNAVIAEESVVRGWTAGAKAGLGAASADLVFFLLALLGVVGVVERYPLLRGVMVGVGGVLMCYYAVGAARSLRTSFVAADSAPEESAGFRKAFVLALTNPYQVLFWLTVGVGLLEPGAVDVFAEAGVASLAGSVVVETGSPALVVGFFGGIGLWVTGFPAALVAARRRVETLAPVVAGLSALVLAGFGVAFLLDAAGTLGRFAG from the coding sequence GTGTCGGCGACCCTCCTCTCCCTGCTCGCCGGGATCCTCTTCGGCCTGGCGCTGGCAGCGCCGCCGGGGCCGATGAACGCCGTCATCGCCGAGGAGAGCGTCGTCCGCGGGTGGACCGCCGGCGCGAAGGCGGGCCTCGGCGCGGCGTCGGCGGACCTCGTCTTCTTCCTCCTCGCGCTCCTCGGCGTCGTAGGCGTCGTCGAGCGATATCCGCTGCTCCGCGGCGTCATGGTGGGCGTCGGCGGCGTGTTGATGTGCTACTACGCCGTGGGCGCGGCGCGGTCGCTCCGGACCTCCTTCGTCGCCGCCGACTCGGCGCCCGAGGAGTCGGCGGGGTTCCGGAAGGCGTTCGTGCTCGCCCTGACGAACCCCTACCAGGTCCTGTTCTGGCTCACCGTCGGCGTCGGGCTGCTCGAACCGGGAGCCGTGGACGTGTTCGCCGAGGCCGGCGTCGCGTCGCTCGCCGGGTCGGTCGTCGTGGAGACCGGGAGCCCGGCGCTCGTCGTCGGCTTCTTCGGCGGGATCGGGCTCTGGGTCACCGGCTTTCCCGCCGCACTGGTGGCCGCGCGCCGACGGGTCGAGACGCTCGCGCCGGTCGTCGCCGGGCTCTCGGCCCTGGTGCTCGCCGGGTTCGGCGTGGCCTTCCTCCTCGACGCGGCGGGGACGCTCGGTCGGTTCGCGGGCTGA